One Nitrospina watsonii DNA segment encodes these proteins:
- the dnaJ gene encoding molecular chaperone DnaJ, translated as MVKRDYYEVLNVARNASEGELKKAYRQMALKYHPDKNPGDKEAEDKFKEASEAYEVLRDAEKRQVYDQFGHEGLKGQGAGFSGFDDIFSNFGDIFGEFFGGGGGRQRTGNDLRADTTITFEEAAFGIEKKIDVRKHVICETCRGSRCKPGTTPETCSTCKGTGQVIRSQGFFSLSTPCPQCHGQGQIVRDPCTDCRGEGVVVDSKSISVNIPAGVDDGSRLRLRGEGEAGPGLPPGDLYVFVRVKPHEFFHRDEYHILCRLNLSVSQAALGADIEVPTLDGETKVINIPAGTQSGERYRIPGGGIPHLRGHGRGDQIIQFFVEVPKKLNKRQKELYQELAEIDGQPVKEKIKGFFEKLGL; from the coding sequence ATGGTTAAACGCGATTATTACGAAGTCCTCAACGTTGCGCGTAACGCATCCGAAGGCGAACTCAAAAAAGCCTATCGCCAGATGGCGCTCAAGTACCATCCCGACAAAAACCCCGGCGACAAGGAAGCCGAGGACAAATTCAAGGAAGCTTCGGAAGCCTATGAAGTGCTCCGCGATGCGGAAAAACGCCAGGTCTACGACCAGTTCGGCCACGAAGGGTTGAAGGGCCAGGGCGCCGGGTTCAGCGGTTTCGACGACATCTTCTCCAACTTCGGCGACATCTTCGGCGAATTTTTCGGCGGCGGGGGCGGACGCCAGCGCACCGGCAACGACCTGCGCGCCGACACCACCATCACGTTCGAGGAAGCCGCCTTCGGCATCGAGAAAAAAATCGACGTGCGCAAACACGTCATCTGCGAAACCTGCCGCGGTTCCCGCTGCAAACCCGGCACCACTCCCGAAACCTGTTCCACCTGCAAAGGCACCGGACAGGTGATCCGGTCGCAGGGATTCTTCAGCCTGTCCACGCCCTGCCCGCAGTGCCACGGCCAGGGCCAGATCGTGCGCGACCCCTGCACAGACTGCCGCGGTGAAGGCGTGGTGGTCGATAGCAAATCGATTTCCGTCAACATCCCCGCCGGGGTGGATGACGGCTCCCGCCTGCGGCTGCGCGGAGAAGGCGAGGCGGGACCCGGCTTGCCGCCGGGCGACCTTTATGTCTTCGTGCGCGTCAAGCCCCACGAATTTTTTCACCGCGATGAATACCACATCCTCTGCCGACTGAATCTGTCCGTCTCGCAGGCGGCTCTGGGAGCGGACATCGAAGTGCCGACGCTGGATGGTGAAACCAAAGTCATCAACATTCCAGCGGGAACCCAGTCCGGGGAACGCTATCGCATTCCGGGTGGCGGCATTCCACACTTGCGGGGCCATGGCCGGGGCGACCAGATCATCCAGTTCTTTGTCGAAGTCCCCAAAAAGCTCAACAAACGGCAGAAGGAGCTGTACCAGGAATTGGCTGAAATCGATGGCCAGCCGGTGAAAGAAAAAATCAAAGGATTCTTCGAGAAGCTCGGCCTGTAG
- a CDS encoding response regulator transcription factor, with amino-acid sequence MDHSILLIDDEEILRKTLSDDLEEEGFHVTTANNGEQGIEEFKSQNPDLVIVDLIMEGMNGIQVSQEIKKLHPGAPVMILTGHGTLESAIDALQLKVQDYILKPVKREELLSKINGCLENTPPRRSLKNRKPAYSQNLQLEKVGLTKRQREVAQLASQGYNDEEIAHILKISVFTVKFHLKKAFKKLNIHKRVELILSSN; translated from the coding sequence ATGGACCACTCAATCCTTCTCATCGACGACGAAGAAATTCTTCGCAAAACCTTGAGTGACGACTTGGAAGAAGAAGGATTCCACGTCACCACCGCCAACAACGGCGAGCAGGGCATCGAGGAATTCAAATCCCAAAATCCGGACCTGGTGATCGTGGATCTGATCATGGAGGGGATGAACGGGATTCAGGTTTCTCAGGAAATCAAAAAACTCCACCCGGGCGCACCGGTCATGATCCTGACCGGACACGGCACTCTGGAGTCGGCCATCGATGCTTTGCAGTTGAAGGTGCAGGATTACATCCTGAAGCCGGTCAAACGCGAAGAGTTGCTCTCCAAAATAAACGGCTGCCTGGAGAACACCCCACCCCGGCGCTCGTTAAAAAACCGAAAACCCGCATACAGCCAAAACCTGCAACTGGAAAAAGTCGGCCTCACCAAGCGGCAACGCGAAGTGGCGCAACTGGCCAGCCAGGGGTACAACGACGAAGAGATCGCGCACATCCTGAAAATCAGCGTGTTCACCGTCAAATTCCACCTGAAAAAAGCGTTCAAGAAATTGAACATTCATAAACGGGTGGAACTGATTCTTTCGTCGAACTGA
- a CDS encoding glutamate synthase subunit beta, with the protein MGALKGFMEIKRETPKSRPVSDRLKDQKEVYEPFPLEKYREQGARCMDCGVPFCQSNTGCPLGNAIPDWNDMVYRDRWEDAVALLTKTNNFPEFTGRICPAPCEGACVLAINEPAVTIRNIEEIIAEKGFEDGYIAPNPPQRRTGKKVAVVGSGPAGLAAADQLNHAGHEVTVFEKADRIGGLLMYGIPHFKMEKTVLTRRLDLMEKEGVIFKPNSHIGKDIPTKKLVEDFDSVILCCGSEKPRDLPVEGRDLDGVHFAMDFLPQQNKRNEGDTIPEDIAITAKGKNVLIIGGGDTGSDCLGTSLRQGAKQVHQFELLSEPPLERMSNNPWPQWPMTLRISSSHEEAGGKITSYSILTKKFSGENGKVKKVHAVKARFGDPDPATGRRAMEEIPGSEFTLDVELVLLAMGFVHPVHEGLVKELGLELDARGNVACDKDKMTRVPGVFVAGDMARGQSLVVWAIAEGREAARGVDQHLMGHTFLPRSQYL; encoded by the coding sequence ATGGGTGCGCTCAAAGGCTTCATGGAAATCAAACGCGAAACGCCGAAGTCGCGTCCGGTCAGTGACCGTCTCAAGGATCAGAAAGAGGTTTACGAACCGTTTCCGCTTGAGAAATACCGCGAGCAGGGTGCGCGTTGCATGGATTGCGGAGTGCCGTTCTGCCAGAGCAACACCGGCTGCCCGCTGGGCAATGCCATCCCGGACTGGAACGACATGGTGTACCGCGACCGCTGGGAAGACGCGGTGGCCTTGCTGACGAAGACCAACAACTTTCCCGAATTCACCGGCCGCATCTGCCCGGCTCCGTGCGAAGGCGCATGCGTGCTGGCCATCAACGAACCGGCGGTCACCATCCGCAACATTGAAGAGATCATTGCCGAAAAAGGATTCGAGGATGGCTATATCGCGCCCAACCCGCCGCAGCGGCGCACCGGCAAAAAGGTGGCCGTTGTCGGTTCGGGGCCCGCGGGCCTGGCTGCGGCCGATCAACTGAATCACGCCGGACACGAAGTCACCGTATTTGAAAAAGCCGACCGCATCGGCGGCCTCCTCATGTACGGCATCCCGCATTTCAAAATGGAAAAAACCGTGCTGACGCGGCGGCTGGACCTGATGGAAAAGGAAGGCGTGATCTTCAAACCGAATTCGCACATCGGCAAGGACATTCCCACCAAAAAACTGGTCGAGGATTTTGATTCCGTGATCCTCTGTTGCGGATCGGAAAAGCCGCGTGACTTGCCGGTGGAAGGGCGCGACCTGGATGGCGTTCATTTCGCCATGGACTTCCTGCCGCAACAGAACAAGCGCAACGAAGGCGACACCATTCCCGAAGATATTGCCATCACCGCCAAAGGTAAAAATGTGTTGATCATCGGTGGCGGCGATACCGGGTCCGACTGCCTGGGCACGTCGTTACGGCAAGGTGCGAAGCAGGTGCATCAGTTCGAACTGCTGAGCGAGCCGCCTTTGGAACGGATGTCCAACAACCCGTGGCCGCAGTGGCCGATGACCCTGCGCATCAGCTCCTCGCACGAGGAAGCGGGCGGCAAGATCACTTCCTACAGCATCCTGACCAAAAAGTTCAGCGGTGAAAACGGCAAGGTCAAAAAAGTGCATGCCGTCAAGGCCCGCTTCGGCGATCCCGACCCGGCAACGGGCCGTCGCGCCATGGAAGAAATTCCGGGCTCGGAGTTCACGCTGGATGTGGAGTTGGTGTTGCTGGCGATGGGGTTTGTGCACCCGGTGCACGAGGGGCTGGTCAAGGAGCTGGGTCTGGAGTTGGATGCGCGGGGCAATGTGGCCTGCGATAAAGACAAGATGACCCGTGTCCCCGGTGTGTTCGTGGCCGGTGATATGGCGCGTGGCCAGTCTTTGGTGGTGTGGGCCATCGCCGAAGGACGCGAAGCCGCACGCGGTGTCGATCAGCACCTCATGGGCCACACCTTCCTGCCGCGCAGCCAGTACCTGTAA
- the gltB gene encoding glutamate synthase large subunit, producing MTIQRIPKKQGLYDPRFEKENCGVGFVASLKGEKSHELIQQSLELLNRLEHRGAVGADPLTGDGAGILIQIPHSFYKEECSKLGISLPAEGRYGTGLVFLTRDDRAESLMQIFEQVAKEEGLEMLGWRKVPVDNTQIGRVAAEVEPDIRQIFIGDNGINDQEAFERKLYILRKQAGRAIRASGLAQLYESYYICSLSSKTIVYKGQLMAPQVGRYYLDVSDPRMTSALSLVHSRYSTNTFPSWGRAQPMRMVAHNGEINTVQGNKNWMSAREAMFDSDLFDDPEKLIPVIPPGGSDTADFDQALELLVMTGRSLPHAVMMMIPEPWSGHETMDDEKRGFFEYHASLMEPWDGPASITFTDGEVVGAVLDRNGLRPSRYIVTTDDRVIMASEVGALPVDQANIKSKGRLQPGRMFFVDLKAGRICSDEEIKRPLAQEQPYARWVKENQVNIENLPVSNGFTEKTVDDLLVQQTVFGYTAEDMKIVLAPMVDTGMEAIGSMGNDTPLAVRSERPQLLFNYFKQLFAQVTNPAIDSIREELVMSMEVTLGREYNLLAASPAHCRKLRLRHPILKPEEFYKIQSLDQEDLKTVTLSLLFPVAEGEEAIEKAVEKLCAEASEALQNGATILILSDRGVDENHAAIPSLLATGAVHHHLLREKTRTRVGIVVETAEAREMHHFALLIGYGAGAIYPYLAYETAKQIVQEQVYVQDVALDKAIDNFILSCKKGLYKIIAKMGISTIQSYRGAQIFEAVGLHEDIVHQYFTGTPSRVAGIRLKDLGREVLVRHRNAYERSKIIRPALDLGGYYHWRRGEEKHMINPSMVALLQESTRSNNYETYKKFSKINDEQNTRECTIRGLFKFKPAQAIPIEEVESMEEITRRFCTGAMSIGSISREAHETLAIAMNRLGGKSNTGEGGEDLVRYTPDANGDSRRSKIKQVASGRFGVNSNYLANADELQIKVAQGAKPGEGGQLPGHKVSEYIAKIRHSTPGVGLISPPPHHDIYSIEDLQQLIFDLHNSNPNADVSVKLVAEAGVGTVAAGVSKARAEGVLIAGHDGGTGASPQTSIKHAGLPWELGLAETQQVLVLNDLRGRIRVQVDGQLKTGRDVIIGALLGADEFGFSTAPLVTLGCIMMRKCHLNTCSVGVATQDPELRKKFVGEADYVVNYFRFVAQEVREWMAYLGVRKLDDLIGRTDLLEVDTSVDHWKVRELDFSRILFRAGEDSGVATRNVTRQDLSNDIGDGCLDRKLIAECRNAIEDKKPVRLQHDIGNVDRATGAMLSYEISKRYSEEGLPAETIHIDFKGSAGQSFGAFLAPGVTFNLKGDANDYVGKGLSGGTIIVAPAEESPIVAEENILVGNVVLYGAISGKAFFRGIGGERFAVRNSGADAVIEGVGDHGCEYMTGGHVVVLGRTGRNFAAGMSGGLAFVLDEDGSFPIHCNKELVDLVALDEEDDLELVQNLIREHREYTGSPVAQRILDNWEAMLPKFIKVYPSDFRRVLEERKRKQATLEEVA from the coding sequence ATGACTATACAGCGAATTCCGAAAAAGCAGGGGTTGTACGACCCGAGATTTGAGAAAGAAAATTGTGGGGTGGGGTTTGTAGCCAGCCTGAAGGGGGAGAAGTCTCACGAGCTGATCCAGCAGTCGCTGGAATTGCTGAACCGTCTGGAGCACCGGGGCGCGGTGGGAGCCGATCCGTTGACCGGCGATGGCGCCGGCATTCTGATTCAGATTCCGCACTCTTTTTATAAAGAAGAGTGCAGCAAGTTGGGCATCTCACTGCCTGCCGAAGGCCGTTACGGAACGGGCCTGGTGTTTCTGACCCGGGACGATCGGGCCGAGAGCCTGATGCAGATTTTCGAACAGGTGGCGAAGGAAGAGGGCCTCGAAATGCTGGGCTGGCGCAAGGTGCCGGTGGACAACACCCAGATCGGCCGCGTTGCCGCCGAAGTGGAGCCGGACATTCGCCAGATTTTTATCGGCGACAACGGCATCAACGACCAGGAGGCCTTCGAGCGCAAATTGTATATCCTGCGCAAGCAGGCGGGTCGCGCCATCCGCGCTTCCGGTTTGGCCCAGCTGTACGAGTCGTATTACATTTGCAGTCTTTCCAGCAAGACCATTGTTTACAAGGGACAGCTGATGGCCCCGCAGGTGGGGCGGTATTACCTCGACGTCAGCGATCCGCGTATGACCTCGGCCCTGTCCTTGGTGCATTCCCGCTATAGCACCAACACCTTCCCGTCGTGGGGGCGCGCCCAGCCCATGCGCATGGTGGCGCACAACGGCGAAATCAATACCGTGCAGGGCAACAAGAACTGGATGTCCGCCCGCGAAGCCATGTTCGACAGCGATCTGTTCGACGATCCCGAAAAACTGATTCCTGTTATTCCGCCCGGTGGCAGCGATACCGCCGATTTCGACCAGGCGCTGGAGTTGTTGGTGATGACCGGGCGTTCGCTGCCGCATGCGGTGATGATGATGATTCCGGAACCGTGGAGCGGACACGAAACCATGGACGACGAGAAGCGCGGCTTCTTCGAATACCACGCGTCGCTGATGGAACCGTGGGATGGACCGGCGTCGATCACCTTCACCGACGGGGAAGTGGTGGGCGCGGTGCTGGACCGCAACGGACTGCGTCCGTCGCGTTATATCGTCACCACCGACGACCGCGTCATCATGGCCTCGGAAGTGGGCGCCTTGCCGGTGGACCAGGCGAATATCAAGTCGAAAGGCCGCCTGCAACCGGGACGCATGTTTTTTGTCGATCTCAAAGCCGGGCGCATCTGTTCCGATGAAGAGATCAAACGGCCGCTGGCGCAGGAACAACCGTATGCCCGGTGGGTGAAGGAAAATCAGGTCAATATCGAAAACCTGCCGGTATCCAACGGGTTTACGGAGAAGACGGTGGACGACCTGCTGGTGCAGCAGACCGTGTTCGGCTACACCGCGGAGGATATGAAAATCGTGCTGGCACCGATGGTGGACACCGGCATGGAGGCCATCGGCTCCATGGGCAACGACACGCCGCTGGCGGTGCGTTCCGAGCGGCCGCAATTGCTGTTCAACTATTTCAAGCAACTGTTCGCGCAGGTCACCAACCCGGCGATCGACTCGATCCGCGAGGAGCTGGTCATGTCGATGGAAGTGACCCTCGGCCGCGAATACAATCTGCTGGCGGCATCGCCGGCGCATTGCCGTAAGTTGCGATTGCGGCATCCGATTTTGAAGCCGGAGGAGTTTTACAAAATCCAGAGCCTGGATCAGGAAGATTTGAAAACGGTTACGCTGTCGTTGCTGTTCCCGGTTGCGGAAGGCGAGGAAGCCATTGAAAAAGCCGTGGAGAAGTTGTGCGCCGAGGCTTCGGAGGCGCTGCAAAACGGTGCCACCATTTTGATCCTGAGTGACCGCGGCGTGGATGAAAACCATGCTGCCATTCCGAGCCTGTTGGCGACGGGAGCGGTGCATCATCATTTGCTCCGCGAAAAAACGCGGACGCGGGTGGGCATTGTCGTGGAAACCGCTGAAGCGCGGGAGATGCATCATTTTGCGCTGTTGATCGGTTACGGCGCGGGCGCCATTTATCCCTACCTGGCGTACGAAACCGCAAAGCAGATCGTGCAGGAGCAGGTTTACGTCCAGGACGTCGCTCTCGATAAGGCGATCGACAACTTCATCCTGTCCTGCAAGAAGGGCTTGTACAAGATCATCGCCAAGATGGGGATCTCAACCATCCAGAGTTATCGCGGCGCGCAGATTTTCGAAGCGGTGGGCTTGCATGAAGACATCGTGCACCAGTATTTCACCGGCACGCCGTCGCGGGTTGCCGGCATCAGGCTGAAAGACCTCGGCCGCGAAGTGCTGGTGCGCCATCGTAACGCGTACGAGCGTTCCAAGATCATTCGCCCGGCGCTGGACCTGGGTGGCTATTACCACTGGCGGCGCGGCGAAGAAAAGCACATGATCAACCCCAGCATGGTGGCCCTGCTGCAGGAATCGACCCGGTCCAACAACTACGAAACGTACAAGAAATTTTCGAAAATCAACGATGAACAGAACACGCGCGAATGCACCATCCGTGGCCTGTTCAAGTTCAAGCCGGCCCAGGCCATTCCCATCGAGGAAGTCGAATCCATGGAGGAAATCACGCGCCGTTTCTGCACCGGTGCGATGTCGATCGGTTCGATTTCGCGGGAGGCGCACGAAACCCTCGCGATCGCCATGAACCGTCTGGGCGGCAAGAGCAACACCGGTGAAGGCGGCGAGGACCTGGTGCGTTACACACCGGATGCCAATGGCGATTCGCGCCGCAGTAAGATCAAACAGGTGGCGTCCGGTCGTTTCGGCGTGAACAGCAATTACCTGGCCAACGCCGACGAGTTGCAGATCAAAGTCGCGCAGGGCGCAAAACCCGGCGAAGGCGGACAGTTGCCCGGTCACAAGGTGAGCGAATACATCGCCAAGATCCGGCATTCGACGCCGGGCGTGGGCCTGATCTCGCCGCCGCCACACCATGACATTTATTCGATCGAGGACTTGCAGCAGTTGATCTTCGACCTGCACAATTCCAACCCCAACGCCGACGTCAGCGTCAAGCTGGTTGCCGAGGCAGGGGTCGGCACCGTCGCTGCGGGTGTTTCCAAGGCGCGTGCCGAAGGCGTGTTGATTGCCGGGCACGACGGCGGCACCGGCGCTTCCCCGCAGACCTCCATCAAGCATGCCGGGCTGCCCTGGGAGCTGGGACTGGCGGAAACGCAGCAGGTGCTGGTGCTCAACGATTTGCGTGGACGCATCCGTGTGCAGGTGGACGGGCAATTGAAGACCGGCCGAGATGTGATCATCGGCGCACTTCTGGGGGCGGACGAGTTCGGCTTTTCCACCGCGCCCTTGGTGACCTTGGGTTGCATCATGATGCGCAAGTGTCATCTGAACACCTGTTCGGTGGGCGTGGCGACGCAGGACCCGGAGTTGCGCAAGAAGTTTGTCGGTGAGGCAGACTACGTGGTCAATTACTTCCGCTTTGTCGCGCAGGAAGTGCGGGAATGGATGGCGTATTTGGGAGTCCGCAAGCTCGACGACCTCATCGGGCGCACCGATCTTCTGGAAGTGGACACGTCGGTCGATCACTGGAAAGTTCGCGAACTCGATTTTTCACGCATTCTGTTCCGGGCGGGAGAGGACTCGGGTGTGGCCACGCGCAACGTCACCCGGCAGGACCTCAGCAACGACATCGGCGACGGTTGTCTGGACCGGAAACTGATTGCCGAATGCCGCAACGCCATCGAAGACAAAAAGCCGGTGCGTTTGCAACACGATATCGGCAACGTCGATCGCGCCACCGGGGCCATGCTCAGCTATGAAATTTCGAAACGCTACAGCGAAGAGGGTCTGCCTGCGGAAACGATCCACATCGATTTCAAAGGTTCCGCCGGGCAGAGTTTCGGCGCGTTCCTGGCGCCGGGCGTCACATTCAACCTGAAGGGCGACGCCAACGATTATGTGGGGAAAGGATTGTCCGGTGGGACGATCATCGTGGCTCCGGCGGAGGAATCGCCGATCGTCGCCGAGGAAAACATCCTCGTCGGCAACGTGGTGCTGTATGGCGCCATCTCCGGCAAGGCTTTTTTCCGGGGTATCGGCGGTGAACGCTTTGCGGTGCGCAACAGTGGTGCCGATGCGGTGATTGAGGGCGTCGGCGATCACGGCTGCGAGTACATGACGGGTGGCCACGTGGTGGTGCTGGGCAGGACCGGGCGCAACTTCGCCGCGGGCATGAGCGGCGGCCTCGCGTTTGTGCTGGACGAAGACGGATCGTTCCCCATTCACTGCAACAAGGAACTGGTGGACCTGGTGGCGCTCGATGAAGAAGACGATCTGGAACTGGTTCAAAATCTGATCCGGGAACACCGGGAGTACACCGGCAGTCCGGTGGCTCAACGCATTCTCGACAACTGGGAAGCCATGCTTCCAAAATTTATCAAAGTGTATCCGAGCGATTTCCGCCGGGTACTGGAAGAACGTAAACGCAAGCAAGCAACGTTGGAAGAGGTGGCATAG